Proteins encoded together in one Rossellomorea sp. y25 window:
- a CDS encoding Type 1 glutamine amidotransferase-like domain-containing protein, translated as MKFLLTSAGVNNKRIHEALVDMLDKPIAESTALCIPTAMYGHPWVGPGVKAWEFISGNSGNPMVELGWKSVGVLELTALPSIDEDRWVPLVRETDVLLVSGGDALYLNHWMRQSGLADLLPSLQAVYVGMSAGSMVMAPNIGDSFVGWTPPGGGDDALGLVDFSIFPHLDHEMLPHNTMAAAEKWAAEMQGQAYAIDDQTAIKVMGGAVEVISEGNWKLFSKG; from the coding sequence ATGAAGTTTCTGCTCACATCTGCAGGCGTCAATAACAAACGTATTCACGAAGCGTTGGTTGACATGCTGGACAAGCCGATCGCCGAATCCACAGCCCTGTGCATCCCCACCGCGATGTACGGACACCCCTGGGTCGGCCCAGGCGTCAAAGCATGGGAGTTCATCAGTGGCAATTCCGGGAATCCAATGGTCGAGCTGGGCTGGAAATCCGTCGGAGTGCTGGAGCTCACAGCGCTGCCAAGTATCGACGAAGACCGGTGGGTGCCGCTGGTCCGGGAGACGGACGTCCTGCTGGTCTCAGGCGGGGACGCCCTCTACCTGAACCATTGGATGCGGCAATCGGGGCTTGCGGACCTTCTGCCGTCCCTGCAAGCAGTCTATGTGGGAATGAGTGCCGGGAGCATGGTGATGGCACCGAACATTGGTGATTCCTTCGTTGGCTGGACTCCCCCCGGCGGTGGCGATGATGCTCTCGGATTGGTCGATTTTTCAATCTTTCCCCACCTGGATCACGAAATGCTGCCGCATAACACCATGGCTGCCGCAGAGAAATGGGCTGCTGAAATGCAGGGTCAGGCATATGCGATTGATGACCAAACGGCCATCAAGGTGATGGGCGGAGCGGTCGAAGTGATCTCTGAAGGGAATTGGAAATTGTTTTCGAAGGGATGA